One part of the Melospiza melodia melodia isolate bMelMel2 chromosome 3, bMelMel2.pri, whole genome shotgun sequence genome encodes these proteins:
- the LOC134415999 gene encoding cytochrome c oxidase subunit 7A-related protein, mitochondrial, with translation MYYKFSGFTQRLTGATSSAAYTPQGLKPLAPTDYPHLIFGTSKPAPGLSPADSFLGRNKVPDLQKVFQRSDGLPVHLKLGYPDKLLYRTTMALTIGGTFYCLVALFIASQPKKQK, from the exons atGTACTACAAGTTCAGCGGCTTCACGCAGCGCCTCACCGGGGCCACGTCGTCCGCCGCCTACACCCCACAG GGACTCAAACCATTAGCTCCCACTGATTACCCACATCTGATTTTTGGGACAAGTAAACCTGCTCCAGGTTTATCACCAGCTGATTCTTTCTTGGGTAGAAACAAAGTGCCAGACCTACAGAAAGTTTTTCAG AGATCAGATGGACTGCCAGTACACCTGAAGCTAGGATATCCAGACAAGCTGCTCTATCGGACCACGATGGCTCTGACAATAGGAGGGACTTTCTACTGTCTGGTAGCACTGTTCATTGCCTCACagccaaagaaacaaaaataa